In Kitasatospora gansuensis, a genomic segment contains:
- a CDS encoding cytochrome ubiquinol oxidase subunit I, with amino-acid sequence MNLALAPETIARWQFGVTTVYHFLFVPLTISLAALVAGLETAWVRTGKEKYLHATKFWGKLFLINIALGVVTGIVQEFQFGMNWSDYSRFVGDVFGAPLAMEALVAFFLESTFIGLWIFGWDRLPRKVHCACMWLVSIGTVLSSYFILAANSWMQHPVGYSIDRATGRARLTDFVEVLTQHTTLVQAGHTLSASFLTGAAFMVGISAFHLWKGKRAEEANPRKTATMRTSLRLGLSLAVAAGLATAVSGDRLGQVMFEQQPMKMAAAEALWDTQAPAPFSVFAVGDVGEGRNSVAVEVPGVLSFLAHHNLTDAVPGINDTAAAEAAAYGGRPEDYVPNIFMTFWGFRLMIGFGMTSFAAGAAGLWLTRRRRWVAPQLRTREDEVPRLLLTRNRELGPLLTTWSWRIAILTMGFPLVANSFGWIFTEMGRQPWAVYGLLRTRDAVSPGVSTTTAAVSLTVFTLLYATLAVVEVRLLTRFAKAGPPTEETSPASAERPPALTY; translated from the coding sequence GTGAACCTGGCACTGGCACCGGAGACCATCGCGCGCTGGCAGTTCGGCGTCACCACCGTCTACCACTTCCTCTTCGTGCCGCTGACGATCAGTCTGGCGGCCCTGGTGGCGGGCCTGGAGACGGCCTGGGTGCGGACCGGCAAGGAGAAGTACCTGCATGCCACCAAGTTCTGGGGCAAGCTCTTCCTGATCAACATCGCGCTCGGTGTCGTCACGGGCATCGTGCAGGAGTTCCAGTTCGGGATGAACTGGTCCGACTACTCCCGCTTCGTCGGCGACGTCTTCGGCGCGCCGCTGGCGATGGAGGCGCTGGTCGCCTTCTTCCTGGAGTCCACCTTCATCGGTCTGTGGATCTTCGGCTGGGACCGGCTGCCGAGGAAGGTCCACTGCGCCTGCATGTGGCTGGTCTCGATCGGCACCGTGCTGTCCTCGTACTTCATCCTGGCCGCCAACTCCTGGATGCAGCACCCGGTCGGCTACTCGATCGACCGGGCCACCGGACGGGCCCGACTCACCGACTTCGTCGAGGTGTTGACCCAGCACACCACCCTCGTCCAGGCCGGGCACACGCTGTCCGCCTCGTTCCTGACCGGGGCCGCCTTCATGGTCGGCATCTCCGCCTTCCACCTGTGGAAGGGCAAGCGCGCCGAAGAAGCCAACCCCCGGAAGACCGCCACGATGCGCACCTCGCTCCGTCTCGGCCTCTCCCTGGCGGTGGCCGCGGGCCTGGCCACCGCCGTGAGCGGCGACCGCCTCGGGCAGGTCATGTTCGAGCAGCAGCCGATGAAGATGGCCGCGGCCGAGGCGCTCTGGGACACCCAGGCACCCGCGCCGTTCTCCGTGTTCGCGGTCGGCGACGTGGGCGAGGGCCGCAACTCCGTCGCGGTCGAGGTCCCCGGCGTCCTCTCCTTCCTGGCGCACCACAACCTCACCGACGCGGTGCCCGGCATCAACGACACCGCCGCCGCCGAAGCCGCCGCGTACGGCGGGCGGCCGGAGGACTACGTCCCGAACATCTTCATGACCTTCTGGGGCTTCCGGCTCATGATCGGCTTCGGGATGACCTCCTTCGCCGCCGGCGCGGCCGGCCTGTGGCTCACCCGGCGCAGGCGCTGGGTCGCCCCACAGCTGCGCACCCGCGAGGACGAAGTCCCCCGCCTGCTGCTCACCCGGAACCGCGAACTCGGGCCGCTGCTCACCACCTGGTCCTGGCGGATCGCGATCCTGACCATGGGTTTCCCGTTGGTCGCCAACTCCTTCGGCTGGATCTTCACCGAGATGGGCCGTCAACCCTGGGCCGTCTACGGTCTGTTGCGGACCAGGGACGCGGTCTCCCCCGGCGTCTCCACCACCACGGCCGCCGTCTCCCTCACCGTCTTCACCCTGCTCTACGCCACCCTCGCCGTCGTCGAGGTCAGGTTGCTGACCCGGTTCGCCAAGGCCGGTCCACCGACCGAGGAGACATCACCAGCCTCCGCCGAGCGCCCACCCGCCCTCACCTACTGA
- a CDS encoding LysR family transcriptional regulator: protein MHLSPRVPDLPALELLLSVIELGSLGRAAESHGISQPSASSRIRYLEKLVGVPVLERSTRGSRATPAGALIAEWARTVLDAAHQLDAGISALREERNSHLRLAASQTVAEYLVPKWLIGLRTHNPTTSVALESGNSADVARAVLDGRAEIGFIESPRAPKGLESRPVARDHLVVVVAPDHAWARRKAITLDELTATPLIQRETGSGTRTAFELAVAAHLPDWRPSALLELSSTTAIKTAVAGGGGPAVLSSLAVADELAAGTLRSPAVTDLDLGRTLRAVWPTGRRPTGPARDLYAIAHRSLTAA from the coding sequence ATGCACCTCTCGCCGCGTGTCCCGGACCTTCCCGCCCTTGAGCTGCTGCTCAGCGTCATCGAACTGGGCAGTCTCGGGCGAGCGGCCGAGTCGCACGGCATCAGCCAGCCCTCGGCCAGCTCCCGGATCCGCTATCTGGAGAAGCTGGTCGGCGTGCCCGTACTGGAGCGGTCCACCCGGGGCTCCCGGGCCACCCCGGCCGGTGCGCTGATCGCAGAGTGGGCCCGGACGGTGCTCGACGCGGCGCACCAGCTGGACGCCGGCATCTCCGCCCTGCGCGAGGAGCGCAACTCCCACCTGCGGCTGGCGGCCAGTCAGACCGTCGCCGAGTACCTGGTCCCCAAGTGGCTGATCGGGCTGCGGACGCACAACCCGACCACCAGCGTCGCCCTCGAGTCCGGCAACTCGGCCGACGTCGCCAGGGCCGTCCTGGACGGCCGTGCCGAGATCGGTTTCATCGAGAGCCCGCGCGCGCCCAAGGGGCTGGAGAGCCGTCCGGTGGCCAGGGACCACCTGGTCGTGGTGGTGGCCCCCGACCACGCCTGGGCCCGGCGGAAGGCCATCACCCTCGACGAGCTCACCGCGACACCGCTGATCCAGCGGGAGACCGGCTCCGGCACCCGGACCGCCTTCGAACTCGCGGTGGCCGCGCACCTGCCGGACTGGCGCCCGTCCGCCCTGCTGGAACTCTCCTCCACCACCGCCATCAAGACCGCCGTGGCCGGCGGTGGCGGCCCCGCCGTGCTCAGCTCGCTCGCCGTCGCCGACGAACTGGCGGCCGGCACCCTGCGCTCACCCGCGGTGACCGACCTCGATCTCGGGCGCACCCTGCGCGCCGTCTGGCCCACCGGCCGGCGCCCGACCGGCCCGGCCCGCGACCTGTACGCCATCGCCCACCGGTCACTCACCGCCGCCTGA
- a CDS encoding DUF5993 family protein, producing MYTLLFLLISLCVLAVLRGRPRRSQLLLWAGTLSLTVLAFLPHLDRAFHLSF from the coding sequence ATGTACACCCTCCTCTTTCTCCTGATCTCCCTCTGCGTGCTGGCCGTACTCCGCGGCCGGCCGCGCAGGTCGCAACTGCTGCTGTGGGCGGGAACGCTGAGCCTCACCGTGCTCGCGTTCCTCCCCCACCTCGACCGCGCCTTCCACCTGAGTTTCTGA
- a CDS encoding disulfide bond formation protein B has product MLTVATTAPATARLSHRLGLWFAHAYVLGMCATIGGAYIFQFGLWEYPCPMCLLQRMFMLLSAVGPAMIIARSRKGAVTTGEFATGWGVAIVSALIGGTVSGAQVLMHIVPPDPGYAGALFGLHLYTWAAITFFLAALAGGVNLVLTDQARPLDAATGSPALRRAAVVTLAVLAFFAVSNLVACFFLQGFHWQMPGDPTGYRFFTDLF; this is encoded by the coding sequence ATGCTCACCGTCGCCACCACCGCTCCCGCCACCGCCCGGCTCTCCCACCGCCTCGGCCTCTGGTTCGCCCACGCCTACGTCCTGGGCATGTGCGCCACCATCGGCGGCGCCTACATCTTCCAGTTCGGCCTGTGGGAGTACCCCTGCCCGATGTGCCTGCTGCAGCGGATGTTCATGCTGCTCAGCGCCGTCGGGCCGGCCATGATCATCGCCCGTTCGCGCAAGGGCGCCGTGACCACCGGGGAGTTCGCCACCGGCTGGGGCGTCGCGATCGTCTCCGCCCTGATCGGCGGCACCGTCTCCGGCGCTCAGGTGCTGATGCACATCGTGCCCCCGGACCCCGGGTACGCCGGTGCCCTGTTCGGCCTCCACCTGTACACCTGGGCCGCGATCACCTTCTTCCTGGCCGCCCTCGCCGGGGGCGTCAACCTGGTGCTGACCGACCAGGCCCGGCCACTGGACGCCGCCACCGGCTCGCCCGCCCTGCGCCGCGCCGCCGTCGTCACCCTGGCGGTGCTCGCCTTCTTTGCCGTCAGCAACCTGGTCGCCTGCTTCTTCCTCCAGGGCTTCCACTGGCAGATGCCCGGCGACCCCACCGGCTACCGGTTCTTCACCGATCTCTTCTGA
- a CDS encoding TDT family transporter, producing the protein MTTPALPRTPVRPAVGARDSWVRQLGPNWYAAVMGTAIVANAGVALPRDVPGLHTACRLVWALSALMLAVLLVARTAHWVRHGDQARAHLLDPTVAPFYGCLSMALLAVGGGTVLVGKDWIGPDAAVAVDAVLFTVGTAVGLLAAVLIPYLMASRHQLKPGSASPVWLLPVVAPMVSAALGPLLIPHLPTGQWQQALFLGCYTMFGLSLLATLSLLPIIFARLLAGPRLPVALLPTLFLVLGPLGQSTTAANNFADVAPAVIPAPYAEGFRMLAVLYGVPVTGFALAWFVLAGAVIVRALRAGMGFAMTWWAFTFPVGTCVTGAEGLARHTGLDAYVWLAVGLYAFLVAAWLVVAFHTLRGLAAGTLLPVGAARR; encoded by the coding sequence ATGACGACGCCCGCCCTGCCCCGTACTCCGGTTCGTCCCGCCGTCGGCGCCCGGGACTCGTGGGTGCGGCAGCTCGGCCCCAACTGGTACGCCGCCGTGATGGGGACGGCCATCGTGGCCAACGCCGGCGTCGCCCTCCCCCGGGACGTCCCGGGACTGCACACCGCGTGCCGCCTGGTCTGGGCGCTGTCCGCGCTGATGCTGGCGGTCCTGCTCGTCGCCCGGACGGCCCACTGGGTCCGCCACGGCGACCAGGCCCGCGCCCACCTGCTCGACCCGACGGTGGCCCCGTTCTACGGCTGCCTCTCGATGGCCCTGCTGGCGGTGGGCGGCGGCACCGTACTGGTCGGCAAGGACTGGATCGGCCCGGACGCGGCCGTCGCCGTGGACGCGGTGCTGTTCACCGTCGGCACCGCCGTCGGGCTGCTGGCCGCCGTCCTCATCCCGTATCTGATGGCGAGTCGGCACCAGCTCAAACCGGGCAGCGCCTCACCCGTCTGGCTGCTGCCGGTGGTCGCGCCGATGGTCTCCGCCGCGCTCGGGCCGCTGCTGATCCCGCATCTGCCGACCGGTCAGTGGCAGCAGGCGCTGTTCCTCGGCTGCTACACGATGTTCGGCCTGAGTCTGCTGGCCACCCTGTCGCTGCTGCCGATCATCTTCGCCCGGCTGCTGGCCGGTCCCCGGCTGCCGGTTGCCCTGCTGCCGACGCTGTTCCTGGTGCTCGGCCCGCTGGGGCAGTCCACCACGGCGGCGAACAACTTCGCCGACGTCGCCCCGGCGGTGATCCCGGCCCCGTACGCCGAGGGCTTCCGGATGCTCGCGGTGCTGTACGGGGTGCCGGTGACGGGCTTCGCGCTGGCCTGGTTCGTGCTCGCGGGCGCGGTGATCGTACGGGCCCTGCGGGCGGGTATGGGCTTCGCGATGACCTGGTGGGCCTTCACCTTCCCGGTCGGCACCTGCGTCACCGGCGCGGAGGGGCTGGCGCGGCACACCGGCCTGGACGCCTACGTCTGGCTGGCCGTCGGGCTGTACGCGTTCCTGGTGGCGGCCTGGCTGGTGGTGGCCTTCCACACGCTGCGGGGGCTGGCCGCCGGGACCCTGCTGCCGGTTGGGGCCGCACGCCGTTGA
- a CDS encoding TetR/AcrR family transcriptional regulator: MGRPSRPLLTRDGIMRAALALVDEEGTEALSTTRIAARLGVKGPSLYNYVASRDEIITGISDLIVAEMDLDPTVQPWTAALDAWARSYRAALARHPNMVPLLASRPTRSLAALQGYACAFAMLRQAGWPEEHVLSVVQSIEYLLIGSALHLNRPHETAWTDEALPAGLEPLRNAPPDFRERAFETGLAALIRSFQESLNDLQARRSD, translated from the coding sequence ATGGGCAGGCCGTCACGGCCGCTGCTGACCCGGGACGGAATCATGCGGGCCGCCCTCGCCCTGGTCGACGAGGAGGGCACCGAGGCGCTCTCGACCACCCGGATCGCGGCCCGACTGGGCGTCAAGGGGCCCTCGCTCTACAACTACGTCGCCAGCCGCGACGAGATCATCACCGGGATCAGCGACCTGATCGTCGCCGAGATGGACCTCGACCCGACCGTCCAGCCGTGGACCGCCGCCCTGGACGCCTGGGCCCGCTCGTACCGTGCCGCCCTCGCCCGCCACCCGAACATGGTGCCGCTGCTCGCCTCCCGGCCGACCCGGTCCCTGGCGGCCCTCCAGGGCTACGCCTGCGCGTTCGCCATGCTGCGGCAGGCCGGCTGGCCGGAGGAGCACGTGCTCTCGGTGGTCCAGTCGATCGAGTACCTGCTGATCGGCTCCGCGCTCCACCTCAACCGCCCGCACGAAACGGCCTGGACGGACGAGGCGCTCCCGGCCGGGCTCGAACCGCTGCGGAACGCCCCGCCCGACTTCCGCGAGCGGGCCTTCGAGACCGGCCTCGCCGCGCTGATCCGCAGCTTCCAGGAATCCCTGAACGACCTTCAGGCCCGGCGCAGCGACTGA
- a CDS encoding HAD family acid phosphatase, producing MTIKAKLVATATLTAAITAGLATTPAVAAAPAAPAASSGSTVTEQQWLADVTAAIAPARAYIEQRTAEPTDETPAIVFDIDNTTLATHFHPFTMPGIAPVVELARYAHSRGVAVIFVTARVDFIEPVTRYSLEKAGYTVDQLHGRDLCDLFKSVQQYKTDERIEIENEGYTIIGSVGNNWTDLNGGHAERTFKLPDYNGLLS from the coding sequence ATGACCATCAAGGCAAAGCTCGTCGCCACCGCGACCCTGACCGCCGCGATCACCGCCGGTCTCGCCACCACCCCCGCCGTCGCCGCAGCCCCCGCCGCCCCGGCGGCGAGCAGCGGCAGCACCGTGACCGAGCAGCAGTGGCTCGCCGACGTCACCGCCGCGATCGCGCCCGCCCGCGCCTACATCGAGCAGCGCACGGCCGAGCCGACGGACGAGACCCCCGCGATCGTCTTCGACATCGACAACACCACCCTCGCGACGCACTTCCACCCGTTCACCATGCCGGGCATCGCGCCGGTCGTGGAGCTGGCGCGGTACGCCCACTCGCGCGGGGTCGCGGTCATCTTCGTCACCGCGCGGGTGGACTTCATCGAACCGGTCACCCGGTACAGCCTGGAGAAGGCGGGCTACACCGTGGACCAGCTGCACGGGCGTGACCTGTGCGATCTCTTCAAGTCGGTGCAGCAGTACAAGACGGACGAGCGGATCGAGATCGAGAACGAGGGCTACACGATCATCGGCAGCGTCGGCAACAACTGGACGGACCTGAACGGCGGCCACGCCGAGCGGACCTTCAAGCTGCCGGACTACAACGGCCTGCTCTCCTGA
- a CDS encoding DUF2334 domain-containing protein: protein MAALVLAFAVGLSAPAATSAKSPPDKTAHSEVVKQRHAGDIDAKLGAKQKAAEKERKKDPQKKLPKAASTAVRSMSATAVPDAVSAATDPTTLVLYDNAGPYGYLGELYAMVTANLAGHFGQVTTQPVSSYQAGQVNDFTSTVYFGSTYYGGSIPDAIPNSFYSDVTTTTHPVIWLYDNIWNLANQTGPAQFSAAYGWDPTNSWFNFNSITSVAYKGQNLTRNSLNGGGVLGDYITDPSKVTVLASATDSTGVSVPWAVRSNNLTYIGDIPFSYVSETDRVMILSDLLFDALAPAAPDRHRAMVRLEDVSPADNPNQLINIGHWLKSQNVPFSFGVIPVYTDPNGTYNGGTPQTITLAQAPQLVNALKSLIADGGTMIMHGYTHQYTGVANPYDGVSGDDFEFYRSQCSTTQTPPYQFEAPCQNTDWVIHQGPVAEDSAAWAQGRITAGLNEFTAAGLTPPSIFEFPHYAGSATDYTVVGQNFGTRYERSLYFGGQLAGGPVDYGLMIGQFFPYPVRDVYGMTVLPENLGNYEPVVSNNNPPRLPADMIHEAQLNLAVRDGFASFFYHPSYGLSALQQTVNGIKALGYTFVSPASALAP, encoded by the coding sequence GTGGCAGCGCTCGTCCTGGCCTTCGCCGTGGGGCTGTCCGCTCCCGCGGCCACGTCCGCGAAATCGCCCCCGGACAAGACCGCTCACAGCGAGGTCGTCAAGCAGCGGCACGCGGGCGACATCGACGCCAAGCTCGGCGCCAAGCAGAAGGCGGCCGAGAAGGAGCGCAAGAAGGACCCGCAGAAGAAGCTGCCGAAGGCCGCCTCGACGGCCGTACGGTCGATGTCCGCCACCGCGGTCCCTGACGCGGTGTCAGCGGCGACCGACCCGACCACGCTGGTGCTGTACGACAACGCCGGCCCGTACGGGTATCTGGGCGAGCTGTACGCGATGGTCACCGCCAACCTCGCCGGCCACTTCGGCCAGGTGACGACCCAGCCGGTGTCCTCGTACCAGGCCGGGCAGGTCAACGACTTCACCTCGACCGTCTACTTCGGTTCCACCTACTACGGCGGCTCGATCCCCGACGCGATCCCGAACTCGTTCTACAGCGACGTGACGACCACCACGCATCCGGTGATCTGGCTGTACGACAACATCTGGAACCTCGCCAACCAGACCGGCCCGGCGCAGTTCTCGGCCGCCTACGGCTGGGACCCGACCAACTCCTGGTTCAACTTCAACTCCATCACCTCGGTCGCGTACAAGGGCCAGAACCTGACCCGCAACAGCCTCAACGGGGGTGGGGTGCTGGGCGACTACATCACCGACCCGTCCAAGGTCACCGTGCTCGCCTCGGCCACCGACAGCACCGGGGTCTCCGTGCCCTGGGCGGTCCGTTCGAACAACCTGACGTACATCGGCGACATCCCGTTCTCGTACGTGAGCGAGACCGACCGGGTGATGATCCTCAGCGACCTGCTCTTCGACGCCCTCGCCCCGGCGGCGCCGGACCGGCACCGCGCGATGGTCCGCCTGGAGGACGTCAGCCCGGCCGACAACCCGAACCAGCTGATCAACATCGGCCACTGGCTGAAGAGCCAGAACGTCCCGTTCAGCTTCGGCGTGATCCCCGTGTACACCGATCCCAACGGCACGTACAACGGCGGCACCCCGCAGACGATCACGCTCGCGCAGGCGCCCCAACTGGTCAACGCGCTCAAGTCGCTGATCGCCGACGGCGGCACGATGATCATGCACGGCTACACGCACCAGTACACCGGCGTCGCCAACCCGTACGACGGGGTCAGCGGCGACGACTTCGAGTTCTACCGATCGCAGTGCTCCACCACGCAGACCCCGCCGTACCAGTTCGAGGCTCCCTGCCAGAACACCGACTGGGTCATCCACCAGGGGCCGGTCGCGGAGGACTCGGCTGCCTGGGCGCAGGGCCGGATCACGGCCGGTCTCAACGAGTTCACGGCCGCCGGTCTCACCCCGCCGTCGATCTTCGAGTTCCCGCACTACGCGGGCTCGGCCACCGACTACACCGTGGTGGGCCAGAACTTCGGCACCCGCTACGAGCGCTCGCTGTACTTCGGCGGACAGCTCGCCGGCGGCCCGGTCGACTACGGCCTGATGATCGGTCAGTTCTTCCCGTACCCCGTGCGTGACGTCTACGGGATGACCGTGCTGCCGGAGAACCTCGGCAACTACGAGCCGGTGGTGTCCAACAACAACCCGCCACGACTGCCCGCGGACATGATCCACGAGGCCCAGCTGAACCTGGCGGTCCGGGACGGCTTCGCCAGCTTCTTCTACCACCCCTCGTACGGCCTGAGCGCACTGCAGCAGACCGTCAACGGCATCAAGGCCCTCGGCTACACCTTCGTCTCCCCCGCCTCGGCGCTCGCTCCCTGA
- a CDS encoding RICIN domain-containing protein, with protein MPHTRPSWIHLIAAPVLTLVLALAGLAATGGRPPTVPLNAEPAAVSTTQIGVTPPPLGWASWNTFASSIDFNVIKQQADALVSSGMAAAGYDHINLDDGWWQGARDANGNIAVNESLWPGGMKAVADYLHGRGLKAGIYTDAGKQGCGFYYPTTRPATPNSGMEGHYQQDLESFQRWGFDYVKIDFCGGREEKLNQEATYKAIAAAHEAASAVTGRRLVLSVCEWGTGLTWNWAPGTGDLWRTSNDIIFYGQTADTTKMLTNFDQGIHPAAQHTGYTNDLDMLMVGMNGLNAAQNRLHMSLWAISGAPLLAGNNLATMSSTTRDILTQPEVLAIDQDRRGLQGVKVAEDTRNLQVYSKVLAGTGKRAVLLLNRTGSAAQMTVRWADLGLTTASASVRNVWSRADVGSSGTGYTTSVPANDAVLLTVSGTEAAGDTYEDTTAAATPTFTGVTAGAAGTKLVDVTYANGGSTVRKATVQVNGQYAYQLAFPPTGSATTYRTVSILAHLAKGTNTVRFAAVPGSTAPDVDAVRVQSIPGTNGVALVTATANRCVDFAMNTVANGSQAVLWDCSGGRNETFTQTSRNELVVYGTKCLDASGGGTANGTKVVLWDCGNATNQKWTVNSNGSITNNASGLCLDAEGGAVANGTRMILWSCNGQNNQRWTLN; from the coding sequence ATGCCGCACACCCGACCGAGCTGGATCCATCTGATCGCCGCCCCGGTCCTCACCCTGGTACTCGCCCTGGCCGGGCTGGCCGCCACCGGCGGCCGACCGCCGACGGTACCCCTGAACGCCGAGCCGGCTGCCGTCAGCACCACCCAGATCGGCGTCACTCCGCCACCGCTCGGCTGGGCGTCCTGGAACACCTTCGCCAGCAGCATCGACTTCAACGTCATCAAGCAGCAGGCCGACGCCCTGGTCTCCTCCGGCATGGCCGCCGCCGGGTACGACCACATCAACCTCGACGACGGCTGGTGGCAGGGCGCGCGCGACGCCAACGGCAACATCGCCGTCAACGAGAGCCTGTGGCCGGGCGGCATGAAGGCCGTCGCCGACTACCTGCACGGCAGGGGTCTCAAGGCCGGTATCTACACCGACGCGGGCAAGCAGGGCTGCGGCTTCTACTACCCGACCACCCGGCCCGCCACCCCCAACTCCGGTATGGAGGGCCACTATCAGCAGGACCTGGAGAGCTTCCAGCGCTGGGGCTTCGACTACGTCAAGATCGACTTCTGTGGCGGTCGCGAGGAGAAGCTGAACCAGGAGGCGACGTACAAGGCGATCGCCGCCGCCCACGAAGCCGCGAGCGCCGTCACCGGCCGCCGGCTCGTCCTGTCGGTCTGCGAGTGGGGAACCGGCCTGACCTGGAACTGGGCACCTGGTACCGGTGACCTGTGGCGGACCAGCAACGACATCATCTTCTACGGCCAGACCGCGGACACCACGAAGATGCTCACCAACTTCGACCAGGGCATCCACCCGGCGGCGCAGCACACCGGCTACACCAACGACCTCGACATGCTGATGGTCGGGATGAACGGCCTGAACGCGGCCCAGAACCGGCTGCACATGAGCCTGTGGGCGATCTCCGGGGCCCCGCTGCTGGCCGGCAACAACCTGGCCACCATGAGCAGCACCACCCGCGACATCCTCACCCAGCCCGAGGTCCTCGCCATCGACCAGGACCGGCGCGGGCTGCAGGGCGTCAAGGTCGCCGAGGACACCAGGAACCTGCAGGTGTACTCCAAGGTGCTCGCCGGTACGGGCAAGCGTGCCGTCCTGCTGCTCAACCGCACGGGATCCGCCGCCCAGATGACCGTCCGCTGGGCCGACCTCGGCCTGACCACCGCTTCCGCCTCGGTGCGCAACGTCTGGTCGCGGGCCGATGTCGGATCGTCCGGCACCGGCTACACCACCTCCGTCCCGGCGAACGACGCGGTGCTGCTGACCGTGTCCGGCACCGAGGCGGCCGGCGACACGTACGAGGACACCACGGCCGCCGCCACGCCCACCTTCACCGGCGTCACCGCGGGTGCGGCGGGCACCAAGCTGGTGGACGTCACCTACGCCAACGGCGGAAGCACCGTCCGCAAGGCCACCGTCCAGGTCAACGGCCAGTACGCGTACCAGCTGGCCTTCCCGCCCACCGGCTCCGCCACCACCTACCGGACCGTGTCGATCCTGGCCCACCTGGCCAAGGGCACGAACACCGTCCGCTTCGCCGCCGTCCCGGGCAGCACCGCGCCCGACGTCGACGCCGTCCGCGTCCAGAGCATCCCCGGCACCAACGGTGTCGCCCTCGTCACCGCCACTGCCAACCGCTGCGTCGACTTCGCGATGAACACCGTCGCCAACGGCAGCCAGGCCGTCCTGTGGGACTGCTCCGGTGGCCGGAACGAGACCTTCACCCAGACCTCGCGCAACGAGCTCGTCGTGTACGGCACCAAGTGTCTGGACGCCTCGGGAGGCGGCACGGCGAACGGCACCAAGGTCGTCCTGTGGGACTGCGGCAACGCCACAAACCAGAAGTGGACCGTCAACTCCAACGGCAGCATCACCAACAACGCCTCGGGCCTGTGCCTCGACGCCGAGGGCGGTGCGGTCGCCAACGGCACCAGGATGATCCTGTGGAGCTGCAACGGCCAGAACAACCAGCGGTGGACGCTCAACTGA
- a CDS encoding endo-1,4-beta-xylanase: MRVPPVPSRRIGALFAAGVLGLAVTVTATTAPVAAAAVGNLGGAAAQGGRYYGAAVAAGRLGEAAYVAALDQEFSAVTPENEMKWDATEPSRNAFSYGGADQIVNHAVAKGMKVRGHTLVWHSQLPGWVQNLGSATEVRSVMDNHIANVAGHYKGKVFAWDVVNEAFADGGPVGTLRSSVFQQKLGNGFIEEAFRAARVADPGAKLCYNDYNIDDANAAKTQGVYNMVRDFKNRGVPIDCVGLQSHFGQVPGNYQQNIAQFAALGVDVQITELDISGSGTAQADAYRSVTRACLAVARCTGITTWGVTDKYSWRASDTPLLLDGNYGKKAAYYAVLDTLNATAPTGGSAFKGVGSGRCLDVAGASQSNGAQAQIWDCNGQPNQQWTVTSAGELRVYGNKCLDVSGGGTADGTSVAVWDCGGQPNQQWRLNADGTVTAVGAGKCLDVPAKATANGTKLAIWTCNGGTNQRWTRT; this comes from the coding sequence ATGCGCGTACCACCCGTACCCTCCCGCAGGATCGGTGCCCTGTTCGCCGCCGGCGTCCTGGGCCTCGCAGTCACCGTCACCGCGACCACCGCGCCCGTCGCCGCTGCGGCGGTCGGCAACCTGGGCGGCGCAGCCGCGCAGGGCGGCCGGTACTACGGCGCCGCCGTGGCGGCGGGCAGGCTCGGCGAGGCGGCCTATGTCGCGGCTCTGGACCAGGAGTTCAGCGCCGTGACGCCGGAGAACGAGATGAAGTGGGACGCCACCGAGCCGTCCCGCAACGCCTTCAGCTACGGCGGCGCCGACCAGATCGTCAACCATGCCGTGGCCAAGGGCATGAAGGTGCGCGGCCACACCCTGGTATGGCACTCCCAACTGCCCGGCTGGGTACAGAACTTGGGATCCGCCACCGAGGTCCGGTCCGTGATGGACAACCACATCGCCAACGTGGCGGGCCATTACAAGGGCAAGGTCTTCGCCTGGGACGTGGTCAACGAGGCGTTCGCCGACGGCGGCCCAGTGGGCACCCTGCGCAGCTCGGTCTTCCAGCAGAAGCTCGGCAACGGCTTCATCGAGGAGGCGTTCCGCGCCGCCCGGGTGGCCGACCCCGGCGCCAAGCTCTGCTACAACGACTACAACATCGACGACGCCAATGCGGCCAAGACCCAGGGCGTCTACAACATGGTCCGCGACTTCAAGAACCGCGGCGTCCCGATCGACTGCGTCGGTCTCCAGTCGCACTTCGGCCAGGTGCCGGGCAACTACCAGCAGAACATCGCCCAGTTCGCCGCGCTCGGCGTGGACGTGCAGATCACCGAACTCGACATCTCCGGCTCCGGCACCGCCCAGGCCGACGCCTACCGCAGCGTCACCCGGGCCTGCCTGGCCGTCGCCCGCTGCACCGGCATCACCACCTGGGGCGTGACCGACAAGTACTCCTGGCGCGCCTCCGACACGCCCCTGCTCCTCGACGGCAACTACGGGAAGAAGGCCGCCTACTACGCCGTCCTGGACACGCTGAACGCCACCGCCCCGACCGGCGGGAGTGCGTTCAAGGGCGTGGGTTCGGGCAGGTGCCTGGACGTCGCCGGTGCCTCGCAGAGCAACGGGGCGCAGGCGCAGATCTGGGACTGCAACGGCCAGCCCAACCAGCAGTGGACGGTGACCTCCGCCGGTGAGCTGCGGGTCTACGGGAACAAGTGCCTGGACGTGAGCGGCGGGGGCACCGCGGACGGCACGAGCGTGGCCGTCTGGGACTGCGGCGGACAGCCCAACCAGCAGTGGCGGCTCAACGCCGACGGCACCGTCACCGCGGTCGGCGCGGGCAAGTGCCTGGACGTGCCCGCCAAGGCGACCGCGAACGGCACCAAGCTCGCGATCTGGACCTGCAACGGCGGCACCAACCAGCGCTGGACCCGCACCTGA